The Hyla sarda isolate aHylSar1 chromosome 2, aHylSar1.hap1, whole genome shotgun sequence genome includes the window TtgatgtattttctgctattattgcTGTCTTGGTTAACTCAATGATTCATCCATAGAAACAACAAGACATCTATTTGGGGGGATTTACCCTGTTTCGACTAAAAATAAGTCTTCATTTAAGTCATGGGTGAAAGTTTACTGAAGTGCAGGTTACCCACAGGTATTAACAGATCAGATTGTCTGGGTCAATAGAATATAGCTCAAATACCGTATGGTACGTGTTGGAAGTGCAGTCATCCATCAGTCCAGTTTTCCACAGTCCCCATGCCTGAATGATACTGAAGTGAAGATTCTCTGGATAATGAAAAACTTTGGGAATATAAAAATTCATTTGCTGTGTTTATGTGTGGTGAGGGGGGCTTTCTTTCACATAAAGATGGGTGCACTCTTTCTCGCTGGAAGGATGAGGTTGGAACCCTCTCTCGTGCTTGAGACTGTGAAAGCTGATTGTACACACTGAAGTGTGACTCGCTTGGTGGCTGTGATCCTTGGCTTGCAATTGTTGGAAGGCGAGGCATCATGGTGGTGGTGGTAAAGTGAGTTGGAAAAGGCTGGTATGGAACAGTTTCCATTGTTTGGACACTATAGCTGGTGTAGGGTGAAACCGAAGTCCACATGTTGCAGCTTAAAGGAGGTGGTGGAGGAGGTAAATCATCAACACTTGATACTCCAGCTATTTCTGCTCCAGAAGTAGAGTACATACAAGCATCTCTTGGTGCCACTTCATTGCGGTATGGTGGGCTCAGCATCTGTTGGTCATATGGTGGAGGAGATCGAAAATAGTGATCATCTGCCATAGAAGAAGAGGGATCTAGATAAGATCGCTTGCAAGGGAGGTCTAGGTGACGTGCaccctctgtaaaaaaaaaaagaactaaaactTAAGGCAATGCACACGAGACATAAGAAGACTAAAAAAAAAGACTCTACTCTCCACAGACAATTTAGAAGACCCAACAAATATTAATTTGAATATATTAAGTAATCTCTAAGAAATTTTTATCATTTCGGTTAGTGTACTAGGCAGCAATAGCTATTGTTGTCTTTTTCATTAACCTCAACTGTATTTatgtgattttaataaaatgttttgtaATAATTCTGGCTcttaatttattcatttattttggcTTACATATCATTTAGCTATTTAGCTACTGTAAAAAGGAGCTAGATATTAGTTGGGGGATCTGGTCAATTTGATCCCTGCTGTGTTACGTCAAAGATCAGTTTATGGCATCTCATGTCACAGGTCTAATACTTGGGATACTTTCAGTCTGAGTCTTTAGACCTTATTTAGGCCAAGACTTATGGTTGTACTACACTCATCTGGTCTTACATTGCTCAACTTTTCATGTTAGAAAATCTGTTGTAAATCTGCAGTAACATCTAGATGGATTTTGGCTCATAATTTGTGGGGGCAAAATTTTCAACTTGTGTTCTAGCTTCACTTATCTCTCAGAAATGTAAGCTAACATCTTAGCTGTGAAGCCGGAAATACACTTTAGATATCTGTTCTAACTATCACTATCTATTCTACATCagaatatgtatctatctattctaCATCTCAATATGTATCTTAAAAGTGAACCTGTCAGTTGTCAGTAGGTAAATAGAGGTGTAAATTGCTATATAAATAAGGGGCTAAACATCTTTATACTAGACATAACTTTTCTATTTCAATAGTCCTTTCCAGCACCTTTTTGGTATTATGTATATGAGGCTCAAGTGACCAGGGGGCGTTTCCCAGCACAGCAAGAGCCAAGGTAAGTCCAGCCCATGTCTTCTTTATCAATGCCCACTGGCCCGCTTGCATTCGCCTACCCCATTTGACTGACAGCCACTAGAGAAAGAGGAGATGGGCTCATCTTGCTTGGGCTTTTGCCATGCTCGGGCAATACCCCCTGGGCACTTGAGTTGTATAATAAAAAATGGCTTATATTTCACCACTGGAAAGGGCTCTTGAAACAAAACAAGTATGCCCAGTAATATGACAACTAGCCATTTTCTTTGATATATCTTTGGCATGCCTTGTTCAGGTCCTGAGCATGAATCAGAGATTCATTTTTTAATTCAGGTTTTTGATTCTCGGTAGGTGTAAGATTCTGCAAAAAGTGCCTGCACTAGATGTTATCCAGTTTATCAGTTTTGCTTTGTGTGTTCAAATATATTAATAGAACAAATCAAGGGTTCAAGACATTTATGATTTCTGTAAAGAAATGATTCTTGAAAAAATCAGCCAACCTAGTTGTACAATACCTCTTCTTTTTAAACAGTGATAGAAAAGCCCAGAGTCCCTCTGAGCTGTGAAAGAGTTGAGCGGTAGATCTTGAGCATCAGCTGCACCAAACTGCATGTGTGCTCCATTCTCGTACTGATAATGCTGTAAACCTTGGTGGGTACTATGCAGTGCATTAAGGTCTGACTTGCTTGGCAACTGCCCCGGATGACCTGATACCAATCGTTGTCTCATGATGCTTTTAGATATTACAGGATATTCTTTACTGgggaagaaacaaaaaaaatgttagtaAATGTTATGGAATTCATAATACTGATAATGTTTGACAGggtattacctaaaaaaaattcttatggtAGTAGAAGATAATGAGTTTTGATCCATCCATCATATGATTGTACATTGTATCAGAAAACAGTTAGTATATATCCAGTACATACTTTCTCAcaaatatctttaaccccttaaggacacatgacgtactggaacgtcatgtgtccactcccgatctataacgcggggccacggcgtggccccgcgtcatagcggttcgggcccggcctctaacaacggccgggacccgtggctaatagtgcgcggcattgatcgctgtgccgcgcgctattaaccctttagacgcggcgttcaaagttgaacgccgcgtctaaagtgaaaccgaaagcatgccggctagctcagtgggctgttcgggatagccgcggtgaaatcgcggcatcccgaacagctgacaggacagcgggagggcccctacctgcctcctcgctgtccgatcgccgaatgactgctcagtgcctgagatccaggcatgagcagtcatgcggcagaatcatcgatcactggtttcttatgagaaaccagtgatcaatgtaaaagatcagtgtgtgcagtgttataggtccctatgggacctataacactgcaaaaaaaaaagtgcaaaaaaaaagtgaataaacatcatttaaccccttccctattaaaagtttgaatcaccccccttttcccataaaagaaaaaacacagtgtaaataaaaataaaaataaacataaatggtatcgccgcgtgcggaaatgtccgaattataaaaatatatcgttaattaaaccgcacggtcaatggcgtgcgcgcaaaaaaattccaaagtccaaaatagtgcatttttggtcactttttatatcatgaaaaaatgaataaaaagcgatcaataagtcctatcaatgcaaaaatgataccgttaaaaacttcagatcacggcgcaaaagatgagccctcataccgccccatacacggaaaaataaaaaagttataggggtcagaagatgacaattttaaacgtataaatttttctgcatgaagttatgattttttccagaagtgcgacaaattcaaacctgtataagtagggtatcattttaatcatatggacctacagaataaaggtaaggtgtcatttttaccgaaaaatgtactacgtagaaacggaagcccccaaaagttacaaaatggcgttttttttttcaattttgtctcacaatgattttttttcccgtttcaccgtagatttttgggcacaatgactgacgtcattacaaagtagaattggtggtgcaaaaaataagccatcatatggatttttaggtgcaaaattgaaagagttatgattttttaaaggcaaggagcaaaaaacgaaaatgcaaaaacggaaaaacccccggtccttaaggggttaaaggggtactccactgccacagcATCTGGAACACtaagttctgaacgctgggtgcaggctgccggggtcatgacgtcaccgcCACACCCTTGTGACGACACACCCTgtaccctcaatacaagtctatgggagggggcatgacggctatcacgtggtgtgacatcacaagcccggAGAtcacacccagcattcggaacactgTGAcagtggaataccactttaagggcctatacacacaaaggaattttctgtgtacagcaggTGTCGACAGAATCAGCACTAATGTCCGTGCAGACTTTAAGCGCCATAACCATTGACGACATTGCCTTTGTCAAAAGAATGAACATCTTTGTTCCTTGAACAGGAACATCCAGAATTTCCATGGTGGAAATATCACAGTGTACGTAGAGCaaataatagggttagggttagactgCTGCAAACATAATTTGAGAAGAGTAGAATTTTTGTAGTGTGCAAAAGGATATCTTCAGAATTAAGACAATTTTGATTGTTCCCATGcatctaaaattaaaaaaagaaaattgggcaACTTTGCAAAAAGACAATTAGTTGAAAATATTTTACTATTTTATGTCTACGACTGATTTGCAGACCTACAGTATGTGTCTTAGTGGTTACTGACTGCAAGTGAATACTGTGTATGCTATATTTAACACCTTTAAGATGtagggattatttttttttgcactttgtttttttctttcttgaaatctaatagccataacacttccaatttgtaatggcatcactgattttaccacaaaatgtatggtaaaaCCAAACAAAAATGATTTGTGGGACAGTTCTGAacacttttcgataaaaatgatgttatctttaatttttaggtccatacaattacaatgatgCTCAATTTAGATaagctttgttttattttacagcttaaaaaaataagtcataactttttgtacgaaaatgcgTATGCCTAAaactgttctcttctgacccctaaatctcttttatttttctgtatatatgcTGAATGAGGCaaattttttgctctgtgatctgtagtttcatttttttttttattagacttttttgattactttttttttctggtatatgaagtgaccaaaaatcaccaATTTGAACAGGTACGCACTTGGCGAcaccacatatatttatgtttatttttgtttacattattatatatacagatattttatttaaaaaacggaaaggggggagtgattcaaacttttttttttataaaagtggcTTACTCACACttattagattatttttttttgcattttattcactatttttttgttaaatattatTACATGCAATGTGTATTTACATACAATACAGGCTACTAAGGCGGTCTGCCGGATTGGAGTGCCGATCAGACAGGCCAGCCGTAGGTAAAATACCTCTGCCAttgctctcagctgattgggatccTGTGATTTTGCTGTGGATATCCAGATCAGCTCCACTGGCAATAGATTTTTGGcagtttagatgccacaatcaacttttattttttaatgccagacatccccCTTATCGGTAAGGAGCTGAGCACACATCATAGTTCGGGAGCAGGCACAAGGGCATACAAATACGTAGGGGTTTGAAACTTAAGAAATCTATTCATCAATAAAACTGCAAATTTCCCCATTCAGATGACAGTGCTGGGTTTTTCAATTAATTTCAtgcatggagacacataggtctgcaTAAGGGCTGTAAATATAAAACGGTAGGatattattcatttatatattattaatttaGATGTCATGTTTTTTTCTAAGATGTATTAATCAAAACATAGGTTGCATTGGTAAGCATGTGATCAATAACTAAAGAACATGTTAATAATCTATAAAATCAGGATACTGAAGAGGCACTGGTAAAGGGGTAGGTTGTAGATGCAACTGAATATGTTGATAGCTGGTAGGAAGAGACCTAGTGCTTTAAACAATGGACCCAGAGCATGTGCCCAAGGTGTTAGCAGCACCGCTGGAGAGATCCATTTTCTCATGTCTTTTTTGAAATTCAAAAACAAGAAGAGATCTGAGCACAAAGGAGACATTTAGGAATATATGTACTATGTACAGGGCACATGGGGTTAGGTAGTCTATATTTGGTACCTTTGCAGACGAGCTACACGCAAGTCACTGTCATCACTTCCTCTGAACCCTTTGGCAAAAGGATTATTTTCAATCTTCAGCTGTGTAATCTAAATAAAAGACATAAATAGGTATTTAAACTTTTTCAAATTAAAAAGCCATTCATTCTTGTCTGAGAGTAGTGCATACTTGGATCTCAGGTCATATGCAGTGCATCTCAGGTGATTTCAACATATGCAGTTTTTTTCAGGACTAGctgaaaataatataaaaagtagCACCAGAACCTTTATGTGTGATTCCAAATAGCACTTAACTTTTACCGTAAGTCATatttctagcagcggagtacagcTAAACTGCTATCTGtattcaacatatttactaatatgTATATGAACAATGAAATAAATCATAACTGGTACCGCTTTTTTCATGGGTCCCCACTTCGTCATGCATGCATGCATTCCAAGATCACGATTGGCGTGAGCcattgcctgctcagccaatcagcggctgaggcgggacaGGTATAACGTGACGTTGTTGAAGCTGTGCAAGTGTGCAAAAGAATATTTAGACAGATTTAAGGTTTATGCAGGGAAGGACTCCAAAATCGGACCCATAGTAGGAAGATGGTGTGGGGTTTGGTGCACCCACTGCTGGACAAGGTGACACTTTTAACAGGATATTTTTATTGAGAGTCCccctatttaaagagtacctgtcaccaaacaatACTTTTAATGTATTGTTTCttataattataagacactttgctatttacttgctgttaaaattctcaacctttatatgttcttaatgggggagatttatcaaaacctgtaaagaggaaaagttgcccagttgcccatagcaaccaatcagatcgcttctttcatttttaacaaggcctctgcaaaatgaaagaagcgatctgattggttgctatgggcaactcagcaacttttgttttgaacaggttttgataaatctcccccattgtgattgaaaaaaaagctctcacaggcttcagggatgctgcacctgctggagaaggggaaaggtatgatacacagctttttaaagctccgaattttttttttttttatggcaggaggaggggtgttagggtgtagttagggaatataatctgagttagtttagaaaatatggtaagATGACAGGTACTCTAGCTTTCTTGCTTCCAAATATACAATGGCAAATTGCAGTATTGACACAAACTAATGTAGAGTCCCTAAGTAGTCTACTTTAAGTAGTTGAATGCGTGTAGCACATGCGGCAAGATAGCAGTCACGAGCAAGAGTGGTGGAGTCTTAATCCAGTACATCTTCTAGAAGCAAAAAATTAAATGTGTTTTAAAAGGGATAAAAAGGGGTTCATCCCTGCCCTAGAAATCCTGGGCAGTGGTTATGCATCGTCTAAGATTCCTAGGGGTATGTGGCTGGGTGTCAACCATATTTGCCTTGTTTATACTATTTTACCATGTTATGCACTGAGGCTATACTTGTATGTTGTGTTGCTGGGAGTTAAAAGGTTAACACAAACACAAATGCCTGCACGTAGGGAACTGTTTAGAGAGAAAGAAGGATATTGTTCTGGCCCACACCTCTagcaagggaaaaaaaagttcagTCAAATGAAGTTCACTCAAGATGAGATGAGGTGTCAGACAACCTCTCTACCAGAGACGCCCACGAGTTCCATGGGGTGAAGAGTGATTTCTACAGTCACAAGATAaggctaaggctaggtttccacttggttttttttctggcagtttttggatatctgccactgcagtttttgagccaaagtcagaagtggatccataagggaggagaagtgtaagtccttcctttatatttcccattccttttgaatacgcttctggctttggctcaaaaactgcagtggcagttttccaaaaactgccagaata containing:
- the TBX4 gene encoding T-box transcription factor TBX4 — translated: MLQEKSLPEGEDGFTTAQTAGHVEAAAGSPAMGVAGLSNSLSSPQSQDPEQTIENIKVYLHEKELWKKFHEAGTEMIITKAGRRMFPSYKVKVTGMNPKTKYILLIDIVPADDHRYKFCDNKWMVAGKAEPAMPGRLYVHPDSPATGAHWMRQLVSFQKLKLTNNHLDPFGHIILNSMHKYQPRLHIVKADENNAFGSKNTAFCTHVFSETSFISVTSYQNHKITQLKIENNPFAKGFRGSDDSDLRVARLQSKEYPVISKSIMRQRLVSGHPGQLPSKSDLNALHSTHQGLQHYQYENGAHMQFGAADAQDLPLNSFTAQRDSGLFYHCLKRREGARHLDLPCKRSYLDPSSSMADDHYFRSPPPYDQQMLSPPYRNEVAPRDACMYSTSGAEIAGVSSVDDLPPPPPPLSCNMWTSVSPYTSYSVQTMETVPYQPFPTHFTTTTMMPRLPTIASQGSQPPSESHFSVYNQLSQSQARERVPTSSFQRERVHPSLCERKPPSPHINTANEFLYSQSFSLSRESSLQYHSGMGTVENWTDG